The DNA sequence TTGCTCACTCGATCACCTGGTCGGCCCGCATGAGAATTGACTGGGGGATCGTGAGCCCGAGGGCCTTGGCGGTCTTGAGGTTGACGACGAACTCGAACCTCATCGGCTGTTCCACGGGAAGGTCGGCCGGCTTGGCGCCCTTCAGGATCTTCTCGACGTAGGCGGCGGCGCGGCGGTACAGATCGGGGATGCTCGTCCCATACGCCATGAGCCCGCCGGCGTTTACAAACTCCCTCGATCCCCACATCGCCGGCAGCCGGCTCTTTGCCGCGAGCTCCACGAGCCGTGTCCGGTTACGGAAGATAAGCAGGACGGTCAGTGCCATGACCGCGCCAGCGCGCCCCCGGGTTGCGGCCTGGAATGCCTGCTCCAACTCGTCGTCAGCTCGCACCTCCAGCGATTGAAGCTCTACCCCCAATGCCTGGGCCGCGACCTCCAGGTCTCTGAAGGGGTTGCGTCCCAGGCCTGGACCGTTCGGATCCCAGAGGACAGCCACCCG is a window from the Candidatus Rokuibacteriota bacterium genome containing:
- a CDS encoding ABC transporter substrate-binding protein, with amino-acid sequence MKLRTAALLIALGILLAPLAADAQPPARVARIGILWLNPLSATGHLLEAFRQGLRELGYVEGQNIAIEFRSAEGKLERLPDVAAELVRLKVDVIMTGTIPLIRAAQRATTTIPIVMGNSGGDPVRDGFVASLARPGGNITGLSLMAPELAGKRLQLLKEVVPKVSRVAVLWDPNGPGLGRNPFRDLEVAAQALGVELQSLEVRADDELEQAFQAATRGRAGAVMALTVLLIFRNRTRLVELAAKSRLPAMWGSREFVNAGGLMAYGTSIPDLYRRAAAYVEKILKGAKPADLPVEQPMRFEFVVNLKTAKALGLTIPQSILMRADQVIE